A DNA window from Trypanosoma brucei brucei TREU927 chromosome 10, whole genome shotgun sequence contains the following coding sequences:
- a CDS encoding RNA-editing-associated protein 1, producing MYHYEYDDDHSTNLSQAINAKLITRRGITTDSPDPITPVFSSTAPTRSSTGLTTEWIRHQKLSGRAVPPTLDTLKGTGSGRKYKSVTNSQENNVDPNSINRGTLLVNSSYSAPSPRYNHVSSVVKKLIEGRITPQEARRASSSRRGSSRTTRLVASSRFAPADRPSSAPKRLPMGSGRTGGLLPRLRISSTPHIPVRTQQWIPSNSAKPATAECQKNISPRGPATTQSSGSSRRLNMYQRVPLSRQCDSFPRKPTTVEEKPKPPQPLFSRVPRCAADIPDHRKPSPRHDVQSRRPYVPQSGREVPKAHKTPLSRASSSPKYNSARRRYVQDKQTNETSTISGRQRVPVSAVDVGSREKANVSERQRVPVSAVDVGSREKANVTERQRVPVSAVDVGSREKANVTERQRVPVSAVDVGSREKANVTERQRVPVSAVDVGSREKANVSERQRVPVSAVDVGSREKANVTERQRVPVSAVDVGSKEQEDGRVTAISSDSRGALSQTKAMETQKVVDPLSTKDIISHDAAGRPKHKSLNGGLVIPQVEGIKSLLLFDIKPPKLSETGAVAATVG from the coding sequence ATGTATCACTACGAGTACGATGACGACCACTCAACCAACCTCTCGCAAGCAATTAACGCCAAGTTGATTACGCGTAGGGGTATAACAACAGACAGCCCAGATCCCATTACTCCGGTTTTTTCGTCGACCGCGCCAACTCGCTCATCAACTGGACTAACGACTGAATGGATACGACATCAAAAGCTTAGCGGAAGGGCTGTACCCCCGACCCTTGATACTCTAAAGGGGACAGGTAGTGGAAGGAAATACAAGAGTGTCACAAATTCCCAAGAAAACAATGTGGACCCAAACAGCATTAACCGCGGCACTTTGCTAGTTAACTCATCCTACTCGGCACCTTCACCAAGATATAACCACGTCTCTTCAGTGGTAAAAAAGCTGATAGAAGGGAGAATAACGCCCCAAGAGGCGCGTCGTGCAAGTTCCTCTCGTCGTGGCAGCTCACGAACCACCCGACTGGTTGCCAGTAGCCGATTCGCTCCTGCCGATAGGCCATCAAGCGCCCCGAAACGTCTTCCGATGGGCAGCGGTAGGACTGGTGGGCTGCTGCCACGTCTAAGAATATCGTCAACACCACACATACCCGTCCGCACGCAGCAATGGATCCCTTCAAACTCAGCAAAACCAGCGACGGCGGAATGCCAAAAAAACATATCGCCACGAGGTCCGGCAACCACGCAGTCATCGGGCAGCTCACGAAGGTTAAACATGTATCAAAGGGTGCCACTATCACGACAATGCGACTCTTTTCCGAGGAAACCAACAactgtggaggaaaaacCGAAGCCCCCTCAGCCATTGTTCAGTCGGGTTCCGAGATGTGCGGCGGATATTCCAGATCATCGGAAGCCCTCTCCACGACACGATGTACAGTCAAGAAGGCCGTACGTGCCGCAGTCAGGACGTGAGGTACCGAAAGCGCATAAGACACCACTCTCCAGGGCATCCAGTTCGCCGAAATACAACAGTGCCCGGAGGAGGTACGTGCAGGACAAACAAACCAACGAAACATCTACTATCAGCGGAAGGCAACGAGTTCCTGTGAGTGCAGTAGATGTAGGAAGCAGGGAGAAGGCTAACGTCAGCGAAAGGCAACGAGTTCCTGTAAGTGCAGTAGATGTAGGAAGCAGGGAGAAGGCTAACGTCACTGAAAGGCAACGAGTTCCTGTGAGTGCAGTAGATGTAGGAAGCAGGGAGAAGGCTAACGTCACTGAAAGGCAACGAGTTCCTGTAAGTGCAGTAGATGTAGGAAGCAGGGAGAAGGCTAACGTCACTGAAAGGCAACGAGTTCCTGTGAGTGCAGTAGATGTAGGAAGCAGGGAGAAGGCTAACGTCAGCGAAAGGCAACGAGTTCCTGTAAGTGCAGTAGATGTAGGAAGCAGGGAGAAGGCTAACGTCACTGAAAGGCAACGAGTTCCTGTGAGTGCAGTAGATGTAGGAAGTAAGGAGCAAGAAGACGGACGAGTCACCGCAATTTCTTCGGACTCGAGAGGCGCATTAAGTCAGACAAAGGCGATGGAGACACAAAAAGTCGTCGATCCGTTGTCAACAAAAGATATAATTTCCCACGACGCGGCTGGTCGTCCCAAACATAAATCTCTTAATGGTGGTTTAGTGATACCACAGGTGGAGGGGATTAAGTCATTACTGCTTTTTGATATCAAACCACCGAAACTGAGCGAGACTGGCGCTGTTGCCGCCACTGTCGGTTGA